The sequence AGAAAGGCTATTACATTCACGAATGTAAACTcttaaagaacaagaaaaaagatgaaTAAGGCAATGCCATTGAAATGAATGTCATTAAGGACATTGTTTCTATGGTAAGTGACATACATATTGATATGATCACTGAAGTTTATATGGCTATGATTGCAAATCCTTTTGATTGGTGGTTCGATTCAGGTGCAACAATGCATGTGTGTAACAACAAAGAGCAATTCAAGACTTATGATGAGTCTTCCATAGAACAACAAGTGCTGATGGGTAACCACACTAAAGCAAAGGTTCTTAGAAAGGGCACCGTTGAAGTGCAAATAAGTTCTGACTAGATGTTGATCTTGACCAATGTTTTTCACGTACCCGATATCAAGAAGAATCTTGTTTCTGCTAGTTTGTTATGTAAGGGTGGTGTAAAAGTTGCACTTGAATTGGACAAGTTAATCTTGTCCAAGAATGGGATATTTGTAGGAAAAGGATATGCTGCTGATGGCATGTACAAACTAAGTATTATTAAGAAAGAAGTTTCTGGTTgtgcttattttgttgattcTTCATATTTGTGGCATGCTAGATTAggacatttaaatttcaaatacttGAAGTTTATGTCAAAGCATGGTATGATTTCATATAAGCATGATGATGAAAAGAAATGTGAGATTTGTATTCAAGCAAAGATGACAAAGAAACCTTTTTCTAAGTtggatagaaattctattatgCTTGAACTAGTACTTTCTAATGTTTGTGAGTTGAATGGTGTATTATCTAGAGAAGGTAAAAGATACTTCATTACATTCATTGATGATTTCTCTAGATTTACATATGTGTAtttaatgagaaataaagaTGAATCTTTTGACATATTCAAACGTTATAAAAttaaagtagaaaatcaaaaggatAGGAAAATAAAGATCCTACGAAGTGATAGAGGTGGTGAATATTTTTCTAATgatttttctatgttttgtGAGGAACATGGTATAATACACCAAAGTTCAACCCCTTATACTTCCCAACAAAATGGTTTGactgaaaggaaaaataaaactcttgTAGATATGGTAAATGCCATGATCTTAAGTGCAGAGCtctcatttaatttttgggGAAAGACATTACTTACAGCATGTTATGtgcacaataaaatatattccaAGAAGATTAAAGTAtctccatatgagttatggaatgGAAGGAAATCAAACCTTGATTATATCAAAATGTGGGGGTGTTTAGCCTTTTATAGAGTGGTTGAtccaaaaagaacaaaattaggATCAAGAGCTATAAAAAGTGTGTTTGTAGGTTATGTTGAAAATTCAAAAGCATATAGATTATTAGACTTAAGCTCTAATACAACGGTGGAATCAAGAGATGTTGAGTTTATTGAGGATAAATTCGATAAAGATTCCATGGATGCTTTGATACCTACTCAAACACAACAAGGTGACTTTAATCCTAATACTACTTTGGGTGGTACTAAAAGGATTGAAAGCAAGGTAGTCAATTTTGTACCGTATCGGCTGGTATATACCATACTGGCCAACAAACTGGTACAAAATACCCCATTGTTTCGTACCAGAAAAAATACCAGCCGTACCGGCAAAATCTGACTGTTCCGGCCGGTAAATGGATACCGGGCCGAAACAtgaaaagcattttttttttggttaattttgacatttttcaaGGGCAAGATGGTAATTTTTCTAAATCCTAATTTTGACCTAACACTACCCGCACAACCCTCtttctttctatctctctcACGCTCTCTCTCAACTGCTCTGTGTCTCTCACTCTCTTGGCCACTCTGTCTCTAGGCTACTCTGTCTCTTACTCTCAGGTAAAattttgtcttaattttttttgtgtggaattATATTTCATGTGGAATGTGATAAATAACAAATTGATTACTGTGTTCGTGAATTGATAGCAAAATTGATTATTGTGTtgatatatattgttatttcattCTTGATTTTGGTTAGCTTGAAATATTGGGTTAGTAATTTACAACTTAGTATGACTATTAATAAAAATGTAACTTAGAGTTATTAACAAATAATTGATGGTATATATGCAGTGTGAATTATGACTGAAAATCAGTCAAGTGTAGCATCTGGTCTGGCTGTAAGATCCAAGGATCCAACATGGGCTTATGGTCGTGCTGTGTCAAATGCGAGAAATAACACCCAGTATACtatttgttgtaaaatgataAGGGGGGAAGGAATTACTAGGCTTAAGTATCATTTAGTTGGGATTCCGGTGATGTTGAAGCATGTAAAAAAGTATCTGAAGATGCAAAATGGCAAATGAAACAGTTGATTGAAgatttaaagaaaagtaaacagaaaaaaaaagaagaagaagaagaatgaataaagaaattGCAAATCCCTATGATTTAgaggaggatgatgatgatgatcatcATGATGAAGGTAATAATGATAATGAGAAAGGTGGTTCAAAGAGTCATTCATCAGTTAGTAATTATAATACCAAAGGGAAAGAAATAGTTGGAGAAAAGTCAAACATTAAATCTTTTTTTGCTCCAAGAGCAACTCCTAGTTCTCAACCATCCATAAGATCTTCTTTGGCCTTAAAGCAAATGGTTAAGAAGGCAAGAATGAATTTTGCAAGATGGTGGTACCATGCTAATATACCTTTCCATGCCGCTCGCTCTATGTATTATCAAGAAGCTTTAGATAGTGTAGTAGCTATTGGGCCTGGTTTTAAGGGACCTTCTTATCATGACTTGAGGGGGCCTttattacaaaaacatgtgggTGAGATGAATTATTATCTCTTAGATGTGAAAAATGATTGGAAAGTTTATGGGTGTTCAATAATGTCAGATGGGTGGACAAATCAAACGAGAGCTccaatcattaattttttagtgtATTGTCCAAGAGGTACCATGTTTCTTAAATCCCTTGATGTGTCAGGCTTAACAGAGGATGTAGATACATTGTTTAAGTTGTTTGATAAAGTTGTTCAAGAAGTTGGGGCTGAGCACATTGTGCAGATCATTACAGATAATGATCCTTCTTACAAGTTTGCAGGAAAGAAGCTAATGCAGAAATATGGGTCATTCTATTGGTCTCCTTGTGCAGCCCATTACATTGATTTAATGTTGGAAAATTTTTCAGATAGTAGATATTTTCCTATCATTGATGAAACCATTCAAAAGGCTAAAAAGATTACCTAATTCATATACAACCATGGCAAGATTTTATCTTTGATGAGAAGCGACTTCACTAATGGTAGGCATTTGATTCGTCCAGCCATCACAAGGTTTGCAACTGAGTTTTTAAGTCTTCAATGCTTGACTAAATTCAAGAAAGAACTTAGGCAAATGTTTACTTGTGATCAATGGGTTGAATCTCGACATGCTAGAGATGACATGGGAAAGGAGGTGGTTGCAATTGTTTTGGAAGATAAAGAGTTTTGATTACAATGTCAACAAATAGTGAAGATTAGTGAGTCTTTGGTTAGAGTACTACGTCTTCTAGATGGGGATGAAAAAACCATCAATGGGATACTTGTATGAGGTAATGGATAAAGCAAAGGAGATTATAAAAGCAAggtttaagaataaaatttctGCATATATACCATTTACTAATGTCATTGATGCTAGATGGGATAAACAACTCCATAGTCCATTACATGCAGTAGGTTGTTATCTCAACCCTGGAATCTTCTTTAAGCCCTCATTTAAGAAGCAAAAAGATGTTACAAAAGGCCTACTTAGTACCATTACAAGGTTGGTTCCTGATCTTGATGAGCAAGACATTCTTAGTTCTCAAATTGAATCATACAAAAAGTCTTTTGGTGACTTTGGAATGCCTATGGCAATCCGCCAAAGTGAAAAACTAATTCCAGGTATGCTATATGTatctatacatacatatatatatatatatatatatataatatatttcatttgaaagtttgttatttgctttgtactaaattaatattttcttttatttttggaagttgCTTGGTGGGAGTAATTTGGAAATGACACTTCAGAATTACAAAAGTTTGCAATTCGAGTGCTAAGTCAGTGTTGTAGTGCAACTGGTTGTGAAAGAGCTTGGAGCACATTTTAGTTTGTCCATTCTAAGAGGAGAAATAGGCCTGAGCATAAATGTTTGAATGACTTGGTATATGTTCGTTATAATCTATTGTTATGAGAAAGgtatgtttttaaatatattcaatttttattttgaatgattAGAAAATGTCACCAATGTATGATATTGATTTTAGTAGGAACATTAGAAGGACAAAGGATTACTTGGATCCTATAAGCCTTGATAATATTGATTTAATAGAGGATTGGGTAGCTgaggaatttgaatttttgttactAACTGAAGAAGATGTGAATTGGGCTAGCATTGAAGAACCATTATCAACAATGActttggaagatgatgatgatgatgatgttgttgctcttgatgaggatgatggtgaCAATGATGTTGTGTTGACAAATGCTTATACTCATGTATATTATGGTCTTGATGTAGATCCTTTGAAGGATGGGAGTAGATGATTCTATGTAATTTGTGttaattatttgtattattcgtgtgcaatgaacaattaagttttctgttttttatattgtgttttttttttttttttttagttgatgctaaagtttaaaattatgaataatttgttcttaattgaagtaatgttttatggtaaataagaatttttgaggtaatgttttatggtaaatagagattttgtgtgtatgtgtgtgtgtatacatatattaaatatataaaatagcggTAAATCTGAAATGGTACATCAATATTGACCGATATTTGAAATATATCATACCGGTGGCCAAACTGATACAGCCTCCGATacggtattgacttccttgaTTAAAAGTGGTTCACCAAGTGAACaaagaaagagtcaaaggataAGAAAAGTAAAGGACTTTGGTTCATATTTcatttcttatcaagcttaattattttttgttgaaggAAATAGACAAGTAGTCCTAAATAAAATACTTATAGTGTTTAACACAAGGGATGATCCTAAAACATATGAGGAAGCTATGGCTTCTAGAGATTCAGCTTTATGGAAAGAAGTTGTGAATGATGAGATGGACTCAATATTATCCAATAATACTTGGGTCCTAGTGGATCTACATATTGGTTCAAAACCAATCGGTTGTAAATGggtatttagaagaaaatataatactaATGGATCAAAACAAACCTTTAAAGCAAGGTTAGTggcaaaaggctttaaacaaagGGAAGGAGTAGACTATTTTAATACCTATGCACCGGTGGCTAGGATCACGTCTATTCGTGTATTGTTAGCTCTTGTATTTATATACAAGTTGATTGtacatcaaatggatgttaAGACAGCTTTCCTAAATGGTGATCTTGATGAGGAAGTTTACATGAAACAACCTGAGGGTTTTGTACTTcctagaaatgaaaagaaagtttGCAAGTTAGTCAATTCTTTGTATGGCTTGAAACAAGCTTCAAAACAATAGCATGAGAAGTTTGACTTAGCAATTGGATTTTTACACAATAGTTCCAACAAATATATGTATTCCAAATTCACAAAGGAATATGGAGTCATTGTATGCCgttatgtggatgatatgctcatATTTGGTACAAATATGAAAGGTGTATGTGAAACTAAAAAGTATCTATCTTTTGTGTTTAAATGAAAGATTTAAATGATGTGGATACTATTTTGGGAATCAAAATTAAAAGGCATAGTGAGGGATTTTCATTGTGTCAATCTCATTATGTTGAGAAGGTGCTTCAAAGATTTGAACATCTTAATATGAAGGAAGCAAATACACCTTTCGATTGGAGCATAAAGTTGGGTGAGAATACTATAAGAGTAATTGCACAGCTCGAGTATGCTAATGCTATTGGTAGCATGATGTATGCTATGCATTGTACAAGAACAGACATATCGTTTTCAGTGGACAAACTTTCTAGATTTACAAGTAATCCAAGTATGGATCATTGTTAAGTAATTGGTAGAGTTCTTGGTTATTTAAAGAAAACCATAAAGGGACTCTTTTATTCTGAATTTCCAATTGTATTGGAAGGTTATTCAGATGCTAGTTGGATTACTAGTGTGAGTAATAACAAATCCACGTTTGGTTGGATATTCACTCTTGGTGGGGGTTCCGTCTCTTGGGCatcaaagaaacaaatgtgTATTTCTCACTCCACCATGGAATTAGAATTTATAGCCTTGGCGGCAGTAGGCAATTAAGCGGAATGGTTAAGAAATATGTTGTTAGACATAGACTTGTGGCCACAACCAATATTAGCCATTTCGGTGTACTGCGATAGTGAAGCCACCTTGGGCAGAGCATACAATAAGATGTATAATGGTAAGTCTAGACATATAAGTCTTAAGACATGATTACATAAGACAATTAATAGAATTTGGTACCATTTCAATTGTCTATGTAAGGTCAAATAGTAATTTGACAGACCTTTTAACCAAAGTAGTGTCTCGAGATATGGTTGGGGTAACATCCATTGGAATGAGACTAAAACCCTTCTTTTAAGAGAATCATCAATAATGGGAACCCAACCTCAAATTGATTTATTCTAAAGAGGTATAAAGGGTTACAACAAGCTATTGATACGTGATTAATAAGAACACTAATTTTGTGTCTCATTTAGGATAGATTAGTGCAGACTGTTACAATGAAATTAAGGATGAGTTATTACACTCTTAATGAAGTTCATAGAGTATAAATGTCTGTGTAACAGGGACATAAGATGGAACTTCACCTTTGTGAACATAGAAGTGGTGCCGCTTCTAGCAAGAGTAAAGGGTTTTCTCTTGTAAATGTTCACTAAATCGGGATGAGCACAAGGCCATAATAGTGCTAACAATAGTGGATTTCTAAATATGTTGTGAATGTTCTCATGTGTGTGTTGTTTCTGATTTCAACACATAAGAGTTTTGGTTTAAGCACCAGGCTACCATTAACTCTGTTGATTTCTTAAGCAATTACACTAAGAGGAGGTTTAAGTTGAAAGACACCTTTCATTATGCATGATAGAATATCAATCAACTAAGACatatattattacaacctagtgggggattgttgtatatataggtatatacatgaataggttgtaataatgatgtttgagtttggagaatattgtttcataaagtgaaaattcaaaattaggGATTTTTGATAGGTTGAAGCTTTGGCTCGATTGATCAAAATGGTAAGAAAATAATCCTGGAGTTTCTGGATGTCTCTATCGCTGCTCGATTCCTAttcaaccaatcaaaaagagcattcgatcgattgaaagtaACTTTCGACTGATTGAAAATCATGAAACAAGATTTTCTTTAGAATTTTTAGATGACTGTTCAAAGAGTTTGAAGAGGTTTCAAGCTTAGTGAACGgttttataaaacattttaactTTCCATACGTGTCTTTTGATGAAACATaaccctatgggtataaatagagagaaacacaagaaatcttGTGGTCATTCTCTAGAATTACTATCTGTAGAACCCAACATCTTGGTTGTATCTTGAGGACAAATTTAcgataaccctttagcaacaagTGTGGGGGgaaaatattgtctaaggaaaacaATATTGTACCtccaagttatttattttttgtttgtcttttgtgttaacCTTGCTcttccattattactttgtataACACTCCCAACAACTATGTGTCCCCTACATTCTATAGTGCGATGTAAATCCAATGGCTAGAGTTTTCCAGAGTCAATAGGCGGGAAAATTACCCTTCCCTTTTCACCCCTATATAAGGGGAGGTAGGGATCATTTTCCCCACTTTTAGAAAACTTTACCTTACCTTCAAAGAGGTTGCTCGAGGAGCCCAACTTCCTATGCTTGTAAGTGCTTAGAGCCTTTGCTTAGCGTAGAgcttatcttatttatttatttatttattttattattcttcttcAGAATGGGTAGATTTGTTAGCTTAGTAGACACACTCGAAGGGAGAGAGGCTTTCAAGCTAGGTATAACATTTTCATAGGAGTGACCATAGAACATTGTGAACTAGGGGAGTGGTATAGGCAAATTAGGGATGTAGTTATCCCTATGATAGCCTTTATAGAAGGGGGATTAAGGATCCCTATGGATAGGGTTATGAGGAACTTCCTCAACTTTTTTAGGATCTGCCCCACCTAGTGCTCCCCAAACCTTTTCCAGGTAGTAAGTAGTGTAGCTCAACTGAACGAGAAGATGGGTGTGGGCTTAACCCATCACGACATCAACTGGGTGAATAACTATTAGGATAGCAATGATACGAGTTTTACCTTAGGACTAGGGTTCCCGCAGTTAGATTGATCTCCTGTCTTCCCGAGACAAAAAAGGGCTTGGACGAGGATATCCTAATCATCTCAGGGGATTGACTTGATGGATATCATTGCCCCATTAGAGATGGAACTCCAGGTGGGGTAATTAGGGGCTTAGGATTTTGATATCATttcttttcactattttttgCTCAGTTGCCTCTTCTCGTATGCCTTGTATTTTTGATGtactttttccctttcttttttaacaaacaaGGAGTTCACTGTGAAGAAATTCAACTTAGTGAACACCCTCAACCTCAATAGGATCCTGAAGTCCGAGATATTCTTGCACATCGATAGGCAACTTCATGCTGCCCACGTCATTCTTAGATATACCCTAATATCCACTCACTTCCAGTCTTCAAAGAACGTGATCAAGGCCAAAAATCCTCAGCTTGCCAAGATAGATGTGGCCATTGAAGGATTCATCAAACGTCCTCCCCCTTTAGGAACTCTTCTTGTTGACCTTACCGTTCAACAAGTCTTTGAACTCATGTAGGTTGAGAAGGAGCCTATACCATTTGAGGAGGAGCCCAAAGAGGTCGTGAAGGAGCCTTCATTCAAGGACCTCGAGGAAGATTTTGGAGTCTTTGACTGGTTGGACCCGATCATAAGCCCATGAACCAGTTCGAGGGCTCGGCCTATTATACAATTTAGCATCAACCAAGAGGTTACGGGCATGCTAGAAGGGATGGTGATCCAGAAAAGATCTTTCAACCTCCTTGCTCTTCTAGAGTCTCATGCGGGGGTGGCCCTTTCCATCAGATGCCTCCATAAGGGACTTTGCCAAAGGGTGAAACGGATATGTGGCTAACTCGGTGGAGCAGGCACTCCTGCTTAGGAACATGGCTGAGCTAAGGAACCTCAAGAGGCATGATGTGTTTCTATCATTAAAGAGGGATTTAGCGTTGGTAAAAATTCTAACTCTAacccccatttttttttaataaaaattttaactataTTCTTTTCTTCACAATAAGTATTGGATTgaccctttaatttttttttttaaggctgTTCAAACATCCCACATCATCAATGAATGGGTGGACCTTGCTATGACTTAGTTTAAAGAAGAGAAGTCAAAGAAATTTGCGGCTACTAAGACCTAGGCTCAGACTGAGAAGAAAGCTAAGGAGACCCTTAACCTTCTAGCTGAGAGTGAGAAGGCCAAGAAGAGCATTGAGGCTGCAGTGCTTAGGTTCGAGAAGCAGGCCCAAAAACAACGTAGTCATCTTCAGAAGGTAGAGGAGCAATTGGCCATTGCTAAACAAAACATTGAGGCCCTAAAGAAAGAGCTGGAGGGCAACAAGGCCGAAATTGAAAAGACTGAGTAGGCAGCCTACGAGCTTGGGAAGACAGAAACTGAGGCAG is a genomic window of Quercus lobata isolate SW786 chromosome 2, ValleyOak3.0 Primary Assembly, whole genome shotgun sequence containing:
- the LOC115966082 gene encoding uncharacterized protein LOC115966082, which encodes MNKEIANPYDLEEDDDDDHHDEGNNDNEKGGSKSHSSVSNYNTKGKEIVGEKSNIKSFFAPRATPSSQPSIRSSLALKQMVKKARMNFARWWYHANIPFHAARSMYYQEALDSVVAIGPGFKGPSYHDLRGPLLQKHVGEMNYYLLDVKNDWKVYGCSIMSDGWTNQTRAPIINFLVYCPRGTMFLKSLDVSGLTEDVDTLFKLFDKVVQEVGAEHIVQIITDNDPSYKFAGKKLMQKYGSFYWSPCAAHYIDLMLENFSDSRYFPIIDETIQKAKKIT